A window of Saimiri boliviensis isolate mSaiBol1 chromosome 1, mSaiBol1.pri, whole genome shotgun sequence genomic DNA:
catcctggtcaacatggtgaaacctcgtctctactcaaaatacaaaaaactagctgggcgtggtggcacgtgcctgtaatcccagctactcaggaagctgaggcaggagaattgcctgagcccaggaggcggaggttgccgtgagccgagatcgcgccattgcactccagcctgggtaacaagagcgaaactccgtctcaaaaaaaaaagaataaaaacaaactctttagctaaaaaatatatatatatatatattttttttttttaaacttcgaCTCTAGTGCAAAAAACTTTTATTCTTCTGTTCATAGTACTTTTAAAGCTGATTAGCTAAATTTGAATCTCTGAACTTCCagaatgctaaaaacaaaaaaaaaaccataaccCTGATCCATTTACTTTGAGAGGAATACATCTTAGTGCTCTCTCTGGAACGTTTTTGCCATTTTGATTTAGCCTAAATATTACTGATAATGACACAGCCTGGCACCTGGAAGGAATGCCTTGAAATGTGACCATGTGGGGATAAAATTATGTTATACTTGTTGTTACTGTATTAAGTTGTTAATAACtgggacaaagaaaaaaaatctatagagaATATTTGCCTAGTGAAATTTCTCCtttataatcataatttttttccttatagctattaccaaaaaaaaaaaaaaaaaaaggttctggtGCATGTAATCAAATGAACACAATCAgaagattttcatattttagtactACCTAATGTACTTTTTGCATCTTCTGTTTTATTGTTAATTACTGTGCAGTCAGTCCTaacatttgaaatgtatttggtgctaatattttcccttttgttttttcataagCTAGTAATAAAACTTAATGATAAATATAGTTGAGATTAAATGGGGCAATATATGATGCAAATGTTATAATTagtgttatttattttccatattgaGTCAAAGATTATTTCACAGCTATTTCAACTATTTCGATATCATAAATCTGAccataacaatttaaaatattattcattcaaAATTCATTGAGAAGTCACATGCTATTATAttaaaaaccatgtgattattttacaaaattagacTTACAGGAAAGAACTATTTCCTACCCCAATGGCTATACATATATAGGCAgcatgttgttttttgttttttgttttttaatacacTGTGCCTGTAAGACAAATATATACCATGCCCATGTGTCCTGAGGACTGTTGGAAAATACAGTCTAGACTTTAGAAATCATTACCTGCTGTGGAGACATAAAATTCCCTCATAACACTTTCTGTAAGTGAAATCTTACATAGATgccccaaattttaaaaaaaactaatttcaTTTGAAGTAAAAGTAAAACAACTCTGACTCAATTGAGCAGTTGCACTTATTTCCTCTAAGACACCTCCATAAATAGTCTACAGTTTACCAAAGGATTCTTTGTAAAACTATTCAAATATTCGGTACcctaattttataaatgatgaaGCTGGAGCTTTCAATATTCCTggtttaggtttctggaaattaTACCCGTTGATTTGTGTGACATAAACATATTATTATGTACTGCATCCCCTTTGACCAAAGCAATTTTAGCTATAACCAATGTAAGGAGGAACATTATTTGCCTATAAATATGTATCAAACCCTGGTTTTCTTAGTAAATAATACGAATATTTCATTCCAGATGGTTTTGCTACTGCATGCAAGATTATGTTTACTTTAAAACTGTATGGTGATCATTTAGTAAATAAACATAGTAAATAATGCTATCTAGCACTAAGGggggaaaatgtaatttttacagtttttttttttttaaattgtagcttTCCTAGGAATATTACTTacagctttaaaatataaaaatcaatcttTAAGTGTTGAGATGCCTGTGAGATTAATATTTTTCCCAGACAGTTACAgattccttctcctttccctacTCAGTGAGAGtgcatttcttgtcttctgaatTGTATTTTGTTCAATCTTTGACTAAATAACATGAAATGCTTTTCTCCTGCAGATGTGGACAAAGTACAAGAAAGCAGAAATTCAAAAATCAGGTCTAGGGAGCAACAAAGCTCCTAATTCTGTTACCCACTACATGACATGTGGGCCAAGTGGTGAGTTTCCTGCTTAAAATGTAAATGAGATTAGTCTCATTTATACAAACTAACCAAATTAAGTATGAAACAAGTGCATATTGCATTAACAGATGTAACTATTGCTTGCTTAATTCATTGACTTTCTGTCCTACTTACTAGTGAAGCAGTATTAGTTGGCTGCCATAGGTTTTTACTTAGCGCAGggaacaagtatttttttttctcactttacatataattttactaGTGAATTATGTTCTCCAAATTACTTTTTTAGTTTGAATTCTTTTGCGATAGGAATACAAGTTCCCACAGTTGTCTTGAAAATTGATGAGATTaaactaaatacattttctatgATAAACCCCACTCAAAAATTATCTCTGATTTTCTGTCATTCTCATTCTTATAGAAATATCTGGTGCATGCTGTTCTTAATAGTGGCTGCTCTGTATTTTGTATCTCTTATCTTCAagcttttcttatattttctttcttctttctacctTCCAActaaatacagagagaaaagtGTCCTTCAGTTTCTCAGTATGAAGCCTTTATTTCTGAAGTAACAAGACACCTAGCAACTAtaggaatcatttttaaaaatctttaaggaGACTTTTAACAGTCCTTCGTGAATAGAGCAGGCAAGAAATACAAACCTTCATTCCTTGAATCAAGGAGCACTACTGGATTCAActgccaaaatttttaaaagattttaggACTTACTGTACCTTGTACTGTTAAGATCTACTGAATAAAGGACGATCTCTCGCTAAGGAccaagtgttttaaaattaagtgttTAAAGAAGTACTCGAAGAACAATCTACTCTTTTCAtcatttgttttatgaatttatCCATGTTTGCTTAATGCTTCTGCTAAGTATTAGCCAAAATCTAGCCATTTATATTTAGTTGTGTAAATCTAAATTAAATGCTGTAGTATTTTGTGGAATGTATTATATAGCAAGATACAGAGAGAATTGTTTTGGCATGTCAGAGCCTTATTTCGTTAGCAGACTGCATGtgttggtacttttttttttccttaaagccAATTATTTTGATGCAAAACAAATTCAGTTCATAAGATAAATCTGAAAAATCCATAATGAAATAGGAGTTATAAAAAATTCATAGGGATATTAACCTTTCTACATTCCCCATTAAGCAACACTAAGCATGCATACATTAATCCAAAGTAAAGAGtgtttttctgaaacttttttagTAAGATGGTTTTCCAGCAAATAGCATTCCTAGGATAAAGCTATTGTGCTttaactcatttcttttctttggtattgggttatgtatgtgtgtgtatttttttaacctGAGAGCTGACTATTGCTTAAGAAGTTTTCTTATggcaaaaataatgtaaataacttACTATGATCTGCATTTTGCCAGAAACTCATTTATAATTAAGGCTATCATTTATtaatgactttttgtttttctcctttataataTTACATTAAAGTTGATAACTATTATTGgtacttttgaaatttttgtatGCATTTGTTACCTTTAAACATTTGGAAGAAGCACAAAAAAACAGATTTAGTTAATCCAGGGAAACATCAATTTTTTAGTAGTTCCAATTTTAtatcacagttttattttcttatgaaatCAAAAAATACATTGATACTCATTAATGCAAATTCATTATTTAACATCAATATTGGTAATCTTCAAGGTCTGAAATGAGAAAgatactgactttttaaaattttaagagtgCACTTCTTAGGCTTTCATTACCAGCTCTAAAGAACTTTCTGGAATAATTCCATATTCCATAGTGTGTGGTTTATGAGTTGTGGGTTTCATCACTAACCCAGTAACCATGAGAaaagtctctctccctccctctctctatctccccttctctctctctctctctctgtctcactctctctctcgtAGACCAGTAGCAATGTTGTGTTCATAGTCTATTTTCCAAAAGACCATCAATAAAAAAGAGAGTATGTTTAAATTGAAATGGAACTTCAAGAACTTGAACTTACTTAGGTACTTCATTGCCACTGATAACTTAGGTTTTACCACCAAATGctattaataataaatgattttgaaactCTTGGATGAAAGGTGCTATGTAAATGTAAATACAAAGAATTCTTACTAACATACAAATAATATacaacagaaatatttaaaacctaTTCTGTAGACTCTGAAACATTCTCTCTGTCATAACTCCCTGGATTCATTGATAATAGGTGTCAGAGCAGTCTAGAGACACTTGCATGTCAAAAATGTACATCCATTTTTAGGTGGATAAAAGTAAACACAGAAATTATGTTATGGCTAAATACAGTAAGTGGGTAACTTAGATTTATATTGGCTAGCATCTAATTTGCACAACTAGAATACATCCCAGAACAATTAATGAAAAGCTGAAATTTAATGAGTGGTGAGGTAGCCCAATGAAGGTGAATGATACCACAGCTTGACCTCTCCAGAACACTAATTTCCCAAAACAGAGAACATGCTGGGTTAAGCACATTAGTGCTTCAAGCAGAAAATGCTCAAGAACAGCCTGTAAAGTAGGCTGATCCTGAGAAGGAACAATTAAAGAGACAACCAAGGGAACACATTAAGACTAGAAAAATACGAATAATCTCAATTATATTCTTCACAATTTTCATACCATTTCAAGAAAAGATTAGATAGTAGTAACCAcatgaatattttactttctccAATATACCTTGAGAAACAAATTTTATAGGAAGCCACTCTTTCCTTAAACTTCTTCTGCCAAACAATAATAAAGCCAACTGGAAACTAATTGGagccattttcattttcctaactgGGGCCTGACATGCTTTAAATTATCTGGCTCTATTCTAAATCAACACCTAAACCCCTAAAGAAACTGAAGAGTCAATATACAGGGTGATACCTTTGGCGCAGAGCTCCAATAATGTGCTTCAGATCTGGCCACATGGAAATGCTTTTGTCCAAATTTTTGAATTGATGGTTACCAAAGAGTTCACAAAACAGGTTTGTATGTAGCACCTTTCATGCAAGGCATATTAAAAGCCTCTTTTAAAATCACTGTGCATATTATAGAATTGTAGCCATCTCACAATGAAGTACTACAGCCTGTGCTGTCTTAATGGTTTATGTCAGGAAATGAAAAAGGTACTGTACCAAATGTGGAATTACAGTGGGGAGTAATAATGTATGCTAAATGACTTTTGTATCTTACTTTTTGTGAGAAaagtgaatttttgtgtttttcttttcagctaCACTTAGTCCtgagatgtattttttttctttaattcttgaATTAATACAAAAGGAgcccattttatatataaacctTGATGTACATGTTGAGATATTTGGACAATGAAAATGCCTTAAAAGGAATGCATATGGATAAAGTTGCACTTATAACACCCTTCAACAAACTCtgattttaaattgtctttttcttttctattaagggttttctttttcattgtctaCCAGTGTACTTATAACTGTTATTAAATAGcaaatcaaataatataaaagctgtaacatttcctttaaaactaATGCTAATAAGGGATTTAGAGTTGAATGGCAAAATGTTTATTACTTAGCAATACCTGATGTCAGTCACAGGTATCCAACTCATGACAAGAGACATCActgtttgattgttttttaaaaaacatttttcattttgtttctccttcaaaAATGAAGTTGGATTAACATTCACATATCaaactaatataaaaaaataaaaacaagaggtGATTTTTGTAACAAGTGGTtagtaatcattttaaaatgatacaattttaGCCAAGtgttattttattcctttcccttttcGATAGAGAATTATTGTCAGATGTAACCCATAAACTTGTTTAGTTGATTGTGTTGTAATTCTTTTGGAGTAAGTATTAGAGGTTTGGAGAGAGTCTGTCAATTTTATCAATCCCAAAATAGGTTTAAATATAATCTAATAGACTGCACAAATTAATCTCTCATTCTAACTTACAGACTTTGGGAGACAAAAAGGCAACTGGCCttgtccttgggcaagtcagttTTTCCTGGCCTGTTTTCGCCATAAGGtggggagggcaaggtgggcatggtggcgggagcctgtaatcccagctacttgggaggctgagacagaattgcttgaacccagcagacggaggttgtagtgagcaaagatagagccactggactccagcctgggtgacagagcaagactctcaagggaaaaaaaaaaaaaagggtggggaggGTAATTAGACCAATTAAGCACCTTGGCGCTTAATTTCTGTGTATTCATTAGTACCTTCATTTCATATGCAAAGCAACCTAAAATGTCTACTTTGTGTTAGAAATAGAATACAGAGTATGTAAAAACTAATAAGAACCTTAGAATAAAGttatcattacttttattttgccttttagtaaTACAACTTGGTACAAATTAAGTATTAATATTTCTACCAAGTGGAAACTGTTTTCTGAATGATCAAACTTAGGAAAATGTGGTTCTTTAAAGAATAtcccatttcagaaaaaaacaaaaacagaaacaaaagacaaTCCCATTTTATTGTACCAGAAGGAAATACTAGAATTTTCATGACCACAAGAAGAGGAATAGCTTACATCAGATCCTCACACCACTAATGAAGGATTTTGTTTAAGTGAGGTTTAAAAAATGTcaaactgggccaggcatggtggatcacctgaggtcaaaagttcaagaccaacctggccaacatgttgaaaccccatctctactaaaaacacaaaaattagccaggtgtggtggcaggcgcctgtaatcccagctactcaggaggctgaggcaggagaatagcttgaaccaggaggcggaagttaaCAGTGAGCAgggatagtaccactgcactccagcctagtgacagagcaagactccgtctcaaaaaaaaaaaaaaaaaaatcaatttttttctttttgaactagCTTTTATGTAACAGATGACTTCAGATTTTCCTGCAATTTTATGCTCTCAGATGACATACTGAAAGGGGATGAGTAAAACTTCATTGTAGCCTAGAGGACAGAAGAAACTTGGACAAGTatgttcacatatatatatatatatttttttttttttggagacagattctcgttctgtcacccaggctggagtgcagtgggcacaatctcggctcactataacctccaactcctgggttcaagtgatcatcttgtttcagcctccagagtagctgggattacagggatatgccaccatgcctggctaattgcaTGTTCACAATAACCTCTGAACAAAGACTAAATAAATCCTTTTTGGCGGGGTGGGGAGAAAGGGTCTCACCcagtcaccctggctggagtgtagtgccaggatcactgctcactgcagcctggacttcctgggctcaggtaatcctcccacttcagcctcccaagtagctgggactacaggtgcttaccaTTGTGCACAgctatttttacatgttttgtagcaacagagtttcagcatgttgcccaagccagtcttgaagtcctgggctcaagcattcttcCCCCacccttggcatcccaaagtgctaggattacaggcctaaccacacctggccttgaatCCTTAATAGCGTAATGTATATTCCACTACTATATTTTTGaatgtaatattttgttaagacTAGTTAAGTGTAGTAgtagaaagggaggaaagagttGAACAAGGAATTTGACCACTCCAGCCTAtaaatctaactttttttttttttttttctttgagacagagtcttactcttgtcacccaggctggagtgcagtggcagagtctcggctcactgcaacctctgtctcctggattcaagccattttcctgcctcagcctcccaagtagctgggactacaggcacacatcaccatgcctggctaatttttgtattttaagtagagactgggtttcaccatgttggcctcgaactccttaTCTtgggtgatacacccacctcagcctcccaaagtgctaggattacaggcgtgagccaccatacctggcctgtaaCTTTAATAGTACAGTGATTATGATATAACATATTCCACCCCTAGTTGTTTTTCtggattaaaatttaataaagatattttcatagaAAGTTGATtatttttcactgaaaaaaatcacTAGTTTAATAAACAAACTCCAATAATGGAAAGTGTTTACCTTTGCCCCCATGTTTAATTATCTTGCTGGGGAGTTATTCTTTAATCCCCATTTCCCAAAAATAACCACTATCAAGACTCTGGCTTTTAAGAAACAAAGTCTcacagtcacccaggctgcagtgcagcgctgtgttcttagctcactgtagccttgaattcctgggcttaagtgatccagcTTCCCAATATGCTAAGACTACACaagtgaaccaccacacttggcccatttttcaattttttgtagagatgggggtctctcactttgttgcccaagctggtctggaactcctggcctcaactgatcctccctcctgccttggcctcccaaagcagagattacaggtgggagtccctgcacctggcctcaacaaTATATtcctgtattttgattttttccctGTATTATGTACacttataattttatacatactgttttacaacttgcttttttctttttcttttttttttttttttttttttgagacggagtttcactcttgttacccaggctggagtgcaatggcacgatctcggctcaccgcaacctccgcctcctgggttcaagcaattctcctgcctcagcctcctgagtagctgggattacaggcacgcgccaccatgcccagctaatgttttgtatttttagtagagacggggtttcaccatgttgaccaggatggtctcgatctctcgacctcgtgatccacccgcctcggcctcccaaagtgctgggattacaggcttgagccaccgcgcccggccacttgcttttttcaagtaaaataacACCCTAAAGATGTAAGctagtggccgggcatggtggctcaagcctgtaatcccagcactttgggaggccaagacgggtggatcacgaggtcgagagatcaagacaatcctggccaacatggtgaaacccattctctactaaaaatacaagaattagcctggcatagtagcaggtgcctataatcccaactactaaggaggctgagacggaagaatTGCTTGGTTGCAaggagccaagatcgtaccactgcactccagcctggacaagagtgaaactccgtctcaaaaggaGCCCTTTTAAGATGAAATACTATATTCCTCCTAAAGTGGTTTAGTCACCACACTAAGGATACCAAATATTCTTACACTTACAATgctttttataaattacaaataagaaaaacagcttttagaaagaaatttattctaaACATTGACCCAATTAGTTGTTTTTATCAAAATTTAGTATTATGGGATCATGTCCTGTGTTCTTCACAAATGTGAGAAAGTCTTCAGGGCTCAATCCCATGGTTGCAGCATTGGTCATTGGATGAAAGTACACCTTTTCATGTACACCTTCCAGAAAAGCAGAATCCAGAACAAACTTCACATCTCCAGCATCACAGAAAAGTGCCAAGGGTGTAGCACAGCCTTGACCAACTTTGAGTTTTTCTAGCATGGCTGTTTCATCAGCAAACCGCAGATTTCCACTCCCAACACCTAACTGCTTGGCAAGctcatttaaattaatttgtcTATCATGAAGAACTGTCACCAGCCaataactctttttctttttgtctttaagaaATAAGTTCTTACTATGTGCTCCTTTCAAATGCTGGATATGAGGCAtcatttcttcaactgtaaacacctataaaatatcacataagtttaaaaataattaatatgcatgtatacatatacacacatttatacgTATTTTGCTTGCTGGGTGAAAACAGCAAGGTTAGGGAGTGCTTATTGCCCTGAATTTCACTGGTAGAGACCCATCTCCAGCCCGTTACCAAATAATTATAAGCCCATGCCATCTCATTTTCTCATCTCAGGACCTCAGGCAGTTTCTTCGGCTAGTTTTCTATTCACATGTACTGGCCAAGTCCTAATATTCCTCAGcagctttttgttatttttgaatttaagCTTTTGGTTCTCAAAGTTTATAGCAGTTCTGGACTCCTATTCCTTAGCATTCCATTACATCCAGACCATGTGACTAATAACCACAAAGAAGGTCAGTGGGCAGGCAGTAAGAACCCAAACAGAACATCAGAAAATCTGGCATATGCGCACATAAAGTGGAAGAATATATGACTATATGGAAGGGAGGAAAGTTAGAGAAAATGATTACAGTTTTGATGTTATATTTGTGAAGGTGAAGAATACTAATATATTCCTCTACTCTTTGTAGATCACCATATTTAGCCATTATCAACTGTTAACTCAAGCCTTGGGTAAACTTCATGTCCTTGCACCACTCAAGTTACACATTGGTTCTGTGAAATATTTGGAAGTGGCCCAGGGATGTGGCTCactgggaggttaaggtgggagaatcacctgaggtcagaaatttgagaccagccatgtCCACATGGCgaagccctatctctaccaaaaatacaaaaattagccaagcatagtggaacgagcctgtagtcccagctactcgggaggcggaggcaggagaatcgcttgaaccctgaaggcagaagttgcagtatgcggagatggtgctactgcactccagcctggaacacagagtgagattctctaATAGTTGCAAGCAAGACTTCACATCAATGCACAACAAATGTTACCATTTATGAAAACACAGGCATGTATATTTTGGCAAGCACTTTTTGGGGTAGTGATGGTTTCTGCGATTTTGCATGCTTTGTGATCAACCTGACCACGGCAGAAAAAAATGTCACTCTGAACTTCAGTGTCCTGCTGTATGTATGGTGCCTGATCCGTTGTACCTACTGAACACACTATTAACCACTTGCTTATTTTATCTACACAAAAAGTGGACAAACTGACCTGACCAACACCCCAGACTGATAAAAGATGCACAGTCCTCCGTATGTTGTGCTAGTTCTCAACACGAAATGTAAGCAAATTACTCCCCAGAGGAAAGGTTTCCTTGCAGTGACCTCATGGTCCCAAGACGGAAGTTCTCTGCTGTCCCTGCAGAGGTCCCTTTCCTATTTTGAGACCCGGGAAATACTCCAGGAGCGACGTTCTCATGGTACGTTAATCCCGGGACACCCGATCTTAGCGGCCTCGCCCGACGGATGTGCAGCGCAACCCACCCCGCTCCTGCCGGGCCTGTCTCGGCGGTCACCCCTAGGGGCCTCACCTCGGGGTGCTCCACGACCTCGGTTTGGATGGCCAGAGCACCGAGCCGCTGCTCGAGCGCCGCCCTCAGCTCTGCGCCCGCCATGCCGCCGCTGTCGTGGCAATGGGCTGAAAAACTGGGCGCAGCTTTCCGCGGCTGCGCAGACCGCAGCCCGAGGCGGAACTGCTCAGAGGTATCTTGGCCGACGCCAGAAGCCCAGTTCTGCTGCCTACTGGAGGCGGGGCCGCTCTGCCCTGGCTCTTCGCCTGCTGGTCCCTGAACGTCGTCGGCTGAGGACTCAGGCTTATAAAGGCCTGCGGGAACTCTCATCTAGGGCCTCGCTGTGGGGCGGCGCCACTTCAGGTTCCCTAGATCAGCATTATCTTCTGTTGGGGTTTTGGGGGCAGAAGGAGGTCAGGTGAGCAAGACTTGCCCTGAGCTGTTCCTTAAATCAGTCTTAATTTTTTGAGTCTACCTACACCACTAAATTAGTGAATAGAGTCATGTTcagttgggttttttgtttgttttgagacagtctgattcttgtcacccagactggagtgcagtggcgcaatctgggcttactgcaacatccacctctctggttcaagcgattctcccgcctcagcctcccaggtagctgagattacaggtgctcgccacctcgcccaactgatttttgtactttcggtagacgtggggtttcaccatgttggccaggctggttttgaactcctgacctcaggtgatccaaccgccttggcctcccaaagtgctgggattacaggcatgagccactgcacctggccatatatTCAGTATTATAACATGGTCTGCAGATGGTTCTCACAGCAACCTAAGGAAACTGACTTCCATACAAAAGTACtgtaacagatttttttcctactttgcaTGTATGGACTAGGGACATTGTAAGTTGTGCATTTCAGAGTGATTGGTTTGACTGGATTAAGTTTATAGGAACTACTTTGAAATTTCTGTCCTAGTCGTAGTGGCCAAGAGAAATTTCCTGTGATTTTAATGCCTTAATTAACTTGCAAGTGAAATATATTTgccataaattttaataaaaatattaagttgaGATCAGAAATCACATATTATTCCTTTATCCTTGCTGGCTGGATTTATGATGGTAAATGCTGATTTGAGTAAatgtcaataaaatattttggaatgtgTTGGCTGTAAGAACAAAAAGGATCagttcaattaaaaacaaactcatattcagtatttttcccaaacaaaaaagtgtctttttttttaacaaattgcatgcattatataaataaatgttataatattgtactttaaaataaagataagttAATGACATATATATTGTTAAAAAATTAgataaagggccgggcgcggtggctcaagcctttaatcccagcactctggaaggctgaggcaggtgga
This region includes:
- the LOC101028125 gene encoding prolyl-tRNA synthetase associated domain-containing protein 1; this encodes MRVPAGLYKPESSADDVQGPAGEEPGQSGPASSRQQNWASGVGQDTSEQFRLGLRSAQPRKAAPSFSAHCHDSGGMAGAELRAALEQRLGALAIQTEVVEHPEVFTVEEMMPHIQHLKGAHSKNLFLKDKKKKSYWLVTVLHDRQINLNELAKQLGVGSGNLRFADETAMLEKLKVGQGCATPLALFCDAGDVKFVLDSAFLEGVHEKVYFHPMTNAATMGLSPEDFLTFVKNTGHDPIILNFDKNN